In a single window of the Raphanus sativus cultivar WK10039 chromosome 9, ASM80110v3, whole genome shotgun sequence genome:
- the LOC108827282 gene encoding proline dehydrogenase 1, mitochondrial: MATRLLRTNFIRRPHCFSSLRPVGPPTVTASTAAVPEILSFGQQAPEPPLHHPKPNQTHHDIDLSDQARLFASVPTPDLLRSTAVLHAASIGPMVDVGAWVMSSKLMDNALTRGMVLGLVRGTFYDHFCAGEDAGAAAERVRSVYEATGLKGMLVYGVEHADDAASCDDNMQHFLRTIEAAKSLPTSHFSSVVVKITAICPISLLKRVSDLLRWEHKNKNFKLSWKLKSFTVFSDSSPLYHTNSEPEPLTAEEERELEAAHLRIQDICRKCQESNVPLLIDAEDTILQPAIDYMAYSSAIMFNGDKDRPIVYNTIQAYLRDAGERLHLVVQEAEKESVPMGFKLVRGAYMCSEGKLADSLGHKSPVHDTLLDTHACYNDCMTFLMEKASNGSGFGVVLATHNADSGRLASRKASELNINKKNGTIEFAQLYGMSDALSFGLKRAGFNVSKYMPFGPVETAIPYLVRRAYENRGMMASGALDRQLLRMELKRRLMAVIA; encoded by the exons ATGGCAACCCGTCTCCTCCGAACAAACTTTATCCGGCGACCTCACTGTTTCTCCTCTTTACGACCGGTGGGTCCTCCCACCGTGACGGCTTCAACAGCCGCTGTCCCGGAGATTCTCTCCTTCGGACAACAAGCACCAGAGCCACCTCTCCACCACCCCAAACCTAACCAAACCCACCATGACATCGATCTCTCCGACCAAGCCCGTCTCTTCGCCTCTGTCCCCACCCCTGATCTCCTCCGTTCCACCGCCGTGCTCCATGCGGCGTCGATAGGTCCAATGGTGGATGTGGGAGCGTGGGTCATGAGCTCTAAGCTCATGGACAACGCTTTGACACGTGGCATGGTCCTTGGCCTTGTGAGAGGTACGTTTTATGACCATTTCTGCGCCGGTGAAGACGCCGGCGCCGCCGCGGAACGTGTGAGGAGCGTTTACGAGGCAACGGGTCTTAAAGGTATGCTTGTGTACGGCGTTGAACACGCCGATGACGCTGCCTCTTGTGATGATAACATGCAACATTTCCTTCGAACTATTGAAGCTGCCAAGTCCTTACCAACATCCCAC TTTAGCTCAGTGGTCGTGAAAATAACTGCGATTTGCCCCATTAGTCTTCTAAAACGTGTGAGTGATTTGCTTCGGTGGGAACACAAGAATAAGAACTTCAAACTCTCATGGAAGCTCAAATCGTTTACGGTATTCTCGGATTCAAGTCCTCTCTACCACACAAACTCAGAACCGGAACCGTTAACCGCCGAAGAAGAACGTGAGCTCGAAGCAGCTCACCTAAGGATCCAAGACATCTGTCGGAAATGCCAAGAGTCCAATGTACCTTTGCTGATTGATGCGGAAGACACAATCCTCCAACCGGCGATCGACTACATGGCTTACTCATCTGCTATCATGTTCAACGGGGACAAGGACAGACCGATCGTTTACAACACGATTCAGGCGTACTTGAGAGACGCAGGCGAGAGGTTGCATTTGGTTGTACAAGAAGCCGAGAAAGAAAGTGTTCCTATGGGGTTTAAGTTGGTGAGAGGCGCTTACATGTGTAGCGAAGGTAAATTGGCAGATTCCTTGGGACACAAGTCACCAGTTCACGACACACTTCTGGACACGCATGCTTGCTACAATGACTGCATGACCTTCCTAATGGAGAAGGCGTCGAACGGATCGGGTTTCGGTGTCGTTCTTGCAACACATAACGCTGATTCGG GGAGACTTGCATCAAGGAAGGCGAGTGAGCTCAATATCAATAAAAAGAACGGGACGATAGAGTTTGCGCAACTATACGGTATGTCGGATGCATTGTCCTTCGGTTTAAAGAGAGCCGGGTTCAATGTCAGCAAGTACATGCCTTTTGGACCGGTAGAAACCGCTATACCGTATCTTGTCAGACGTGCTTATGAGAACCGGGGAATGATGGCCAGTGGAGCCCTTGACCGTCAACTCTTGag GATGGAACTTAAGAGAAGACTAATGGCCGTAATTGCGTGA